The proteins below are encoded in one region of Mycobacterium shinjukuense:
- a CDS encoding SixA phosphatase family protein: MRHAKSAYPNGVADHDRPLAPRGVREARLAGDWLRANLPPIDGVLCSAAARARQTLAHTGIDAPVRYTQRLYGAAPGTVIQEINQVSDEVKTLLVVGHEPTTSAVAIMLAGAGGTDTTAAQQISQKFPTSGIAVLHVAGRWEDLEPGGAALVGFHVPRPT, encoded by the coding sequence ATGCGACACGCGAAGTCGGCGTACCCAAACGGCGTCGCCGACCACGACCGACCACTGGCGCCACGCGGCGTACGGGAGGCCAGGCTCGCCGGTGATTGGCTGCGCGCCAACCTGCCGCCAATCGACGGCGTGCTGTGCTCCGCGGCGGCGCGCGCCCGGCAGACCTTGGCGCACACCGGCATCGATGCCCCGGTGCGTTACACGCAGCGCCTCTACGGTGCCGCCCCCGGCACCGTGATCCAGGAGATCAACCAGGTTTCCGACGAGGTCAAGACCCTGCTCGTAGTTGGGCACGAGCCGACGACGTCGGCCGTGGCGATCATGCTCGCCGGCGCCGGCGGCACCGACACAACGGCGGCACAACAGATCTCACAGAAGTTCCCGACGTCGGGCATCGCCGTGCTGCACGTCGCAGGTCGCTGGGAAGATCTCGAACCCGGCGGCGCCGCGCTGGTCGGCTTCCACGTGCCGCGCCCGACGTGA
- a CDS encoding GMC family oxidoreductase, with translation MDIQRDYVVVGTGSAGAVLANRLSADPATSVLALEAGPRDTNKFISIPAAFSKLFRSEIDWDYLTEPQPALGGREIYWPRGKVLGGSSSMNAMMWVRGFGADYDEWASRAGPGWCYAEALGYFRRIENVTAAWHFVSGDNSGVSGPVRISRQRSPSRLTAAWLAATRECGFASVQPNSAVPEGFCETVVTQRRGARCSAADAYLKPAMRRTNLTVLTGATATRIVIDRNRAVGVEYRCAGQTAVAYARREVVLCGGAVNSPQLLMLSGVGDRDQLGEHGIDTVYHAPEVGQNLLDHLVTPLGFDVEDGSLFAAEKPKQLVNYLLRRRGMLTSNVGEAYGFVRSRPELELPDLELIFAPAPFYDEALVGPSCHGVVFGPILVAPHSRGQITLRSADPHAKPVIQPRYLSDPAGVDRAAMMAGLRMCARIAQAPALKGLLGSIARPRQCAELDEATLELALNTCSHTLYHPMGTCRMGSDPASVVDPALRVRGVDRLRVADASVIPSTIRGHTHAPSVLIGEKAADLIRG, from the coding sequence ATGGACATTCAGCGCGACTACGTGGTCGTCGGGACCGGCTCAGCCGGGGCGGTCCTCGCCAATCGGCTCAGCGCTGACCCGGCGACCTCGGTGCTGGCCCTGGAAGCCGGGCCGCGCGACACGAACAAATTCATCTCCATCCCGGCCGCCTTTTCCAAGCTGTTCCGCAGCGAAATCGACTGGGATTACCTGACCGAACCGCAGCCAGCGCTGGGCGGACGCGAGATCTATTGGCCCCGTGGCAAGGTGCTCGGAGGCTCCTCGTCGATGAACGCGATGATGTGGGTCCGCGGATTTGGCGCCGACTACGACGAGTGGGCCTCCCGAGCCGGTCCCGGGTGGTGCTACGCCGAGGCGCTCGGTTACTTCCGCCGCATCGAGAACGTCACCGCCGCCTGGCACTTCGTCAGCGGCGATAACAGTGGGGTGAGTGGCCCGGTGCGCATTTCCCGTCAGCGCAGCCCCAGCCGCTTGACCGCCGCCTGGCTGGCGGCCACACGCGAGTGTGGATTCGCCTCGGTGCAACCGAATTCCGCTGTCCCGGAAGGCTTCTGCGAGACCGTGGTAACCCAGCGGCGAGGAGCCCGGTGCAGTGCCGCCGACGCCTATCTGAAACCGGCAATGCGGCGCACCAACCTCACCGTGCTCACCGGCGCGACCGCGACCCGCATCGTCATCGACCGGAACCGGGCGGTCGGCGTGGAATACCGGTGCGCCGGCCAAACCGCCGTCGCCTATGCCCGGCGCGAGGTGGTGCTCTGCGGCGGCGCCGTCAACAGCCCGCAGCTGCTGATGCTCTCCGGCGTCGGTGATCGCGACCAGCTCGGCGAGCACGGCATCGACACCGTCTACCACGCGCCGGAAGTAGGGCAAAACCTGCTCGACCATCTGGTCACCCCGCTCGGCTTCGACGTCGAAGACGGCAGCTTGTTCGCCGCCGAGAAGCCCAAGCAGTTGGTCAACTATCTGCTGCGCCGCCGCGGCATGCTCACCTCCAATGTTGGCGAGGCATACGGATTCGTCCGCAGCAGACCGGAACTCGAGCTGCCCGACCTCGAGCTGATCTTTGCCCCGGCGCCGTTCTATGACGAGGCGCTGGTGGGGCCGTCCTGTCACGGCGTGGTGTTCGGGCCGATCCTGGTCGCTCCGCACAGCCGCGGCCAGATCACACTGCGGTCGGCCGACCCACATGCCAAGCCGGTGATCCAACCGCGTTACCTGTCCGACCCCGCCGGCGTGGACCGTGCCGCGATGATGGCGGGCCTTCGGATGTGCGCCCGGATCGCCCAGGCCCCCGCGCTCAAAGGCCTGCTCGGGTCCATCGCGCGGCCGCGTCAGTGCGCCGAGTTGGACGAGGCCACCCTGGAGTTGGCGCTCAACACGTGCTCGCACACCCTGTATCACCCGATGGGCACCTGCCGGATGGGCAGTGACCCAGCCAGCGTGGTGGATCCGGCGCTGCGGGTTCGCGGTGTCGACCGGCTCAGGGTCGCCGACGCCTCGGTGATCCCCAGCACGATTCGTGGCCACACCCATGCGCCGTCGGTGCTGATCGGGGAGAAGGCCGCCGACCTGATCCGCGGCTGA
- a CDS encoding metallophosphoesterase family protein: protein MRFLHTADWQLGMTRHFLAGDAQPRYSAARRDAVAGLGALAAEVNAEFVVVAGDVFEHNQIAPRVIGQSLEAMRAIGIPVYLLPGNHDPLDASSVYTGALFTAERPDNVVVLDRAGVHEVRPGVEIVAAPWRSKAPTTDLVAEVLDGLPPADVSRVLVAHGGVDVLDPDRDKPSLIRLAELDDAISRGTIHYAALGDRHSLTQVGGSGRVWYAGSPEVTNFDDVEADPGHVLVVDVDESDPQRHVAVEARQVGRWRFVTLHHQVDSNREIADLDLNLDQLRDKDRTVVRLALTGSLTVTDRAALDACLDKYARLFAWLGLWERHTDLAVIPADGEFSDLGIGGFAAAAVDELVATARAGDDESAADAQAALALLLRLTNRGAA from the coding sequence ATGCGATTCCTGCACACCGCGGATTGGCAGCTGGGCATGACCCGTCACTTCCTTGCCGGCGACGCCCAGCCACGCTATTCGGCGGCCCGCCGCGACGCGGTGGCCGGGCTCGGCGCGCTGGCCGCCGAGGTGAACGCCGAATTCGTGGTGGTCGCCGGTGACGTCTTCGAACACAATCAGATCGCCCCACGGGTCATCGGTCAGTCCTTGGAGGCCATGCGCGCCATCGGCATTCCGGTTTACCTGCTGCCGGGCAATCACGATCCACTGGACGCGTCCTCGGTGTACACCGGCGCGCTGTTCACCGCCGAACGCCCAGACAACGTCGTCGTGCTCGACCGAGCCGGTGTCCATGAGGTCCGGCCCGGGGTGGAGATCGTCGCGGCGCCGTGGCGGTCCAAGGCGCCCACCACCGACCTGGTCGCCGAGGTCCTGGACGGCCTGCCGCCGGCCGACGTCAGCCGCGTGCTCGTCGCCCATGGCGGCGTCGACGTGCTGGATCCCGACCGTGACAAACCCTCGCTGATTCGGCTCGCCGAGCTCGATGACGCGATATCCCGCGGGACGATTCACTATGCGGCCCTCGGCGATCGGCATTCGCTCACCCAGGTCGGCGGCAGCGGCCGGGTGTGGTACGCCGGATCACCGGAGGTCACCAACTTCGACGATGTCGAGGCCGACCCCGGTCATGTGCTGGTCGTCGACGTCGACGAAAGCGATCCGCAACGCCACGTCGCGGTCGAAGCCCGGCAGGTCGGCCGGTGGCGGTTCGTCACGCTGCATCACCAGGTGGACAGTAACCGTGAAATCGCCGACCTGGACCTCAATTTGGATCAGCTGCGAGACAAGGACCGCACCGTCGTGCGGCTGGCACTGACCGGTTCGCTGACGGTCACCGACCGGGCGGCACTGGATGCCTGTCTGGACAAATATGCGCGGTTGTTCGCCTGGCTGGGCCTGTGGGAGCGGCACACCGACCTGGCAGTGATACCCGCGGATGGCGAGTTCAGCGACCTCGGCATCGGGGGGTTCGCGGCGGCGGCCGTCGACGAACTCGTCGCCACGGCGCGCGCGGGCGACGACGAGTCTGCGGCCGACGCTCAAGCGGCGCTGGCGCTGTTGCTTAGGCTCACCAACCGGGGTGCGGCATGA
- a CDS encoding PE family protein — protein MSFVGVAPEALSAAAGELARIGSALSAANAAAAAPTTGLLAAGADEVSAAVAALFSGHAQAYQVVSAEAAGFYAQFVQALNSAGGAYGGAEAANAQQTLLAYINAPTQALLGRPLIGDGANGTAPGQAGGPGGLLYGNGGNGGPGGAGGDAGLIGHGGAGGSGLAPGLAGGAGGQGGWLYGNGGSGGAAGTSGGLGLPGGAGGNAGLIGHGGAGGAGGIGTGGLAGGAGGVGGNGGWLWGNAAAGGAGGGTTAGGAGGFGGAGGLAGLLGAGGAGGHGGNSTSFGAAGAGGDGGAGGRGGWLYGDGGTGGDGGFTFRGVGAGGHGGAGGAAGLIGAGGAGGAGGDGPVISSGFGGNGGIGGTGGLLFGNGGAGGAGGMSGAGSAQSGGLGGAGGAAGLIGVGGSGGAGGAGLGVFGESGGRGGDGGTGGWLYGAGGAGGNGGAGGDGEPGAVQGGPGGDGGNGGAAGLLGAGGTGGAGGAGGDDPQFGGMGAKGGVGGSGGAGGWLYGTGGAGGSGGAGGSGEAGAINGGLGGDGGRGGAAGLIGAGGAGGAGGAGGAGESVGRSGGNGGLGGHGGAGGWLYGSGGTGGAGGAGGNGTSGASGGDGGAGGFGGGAGQIGDGGAGGAGGAGGESQGTGPIGSSAGDGGAGGAGGAGGWWYGNGGIGGAGGAGGAGTLGSSGGDGGGGGAGGNARQIGNGGDGGAGGAGGVGAVPGTGADGGPGGSGGALFGSPGTSGAHG, from the coding sequence ATGTCGTTTGTGGGTGTGGCGCCGGAGGCGCTGTCGGCGGCGGCTGGGGAGTTGGCGCGGATTGGTTCGGCGCTAAGTGCGGCCAATGCGGCCGCGGCGGCCCCGACCACCGGGCTGTTGGCGGCTGGCGCGGATGAGGTGTCGGCGGCGGTTGCGGCGTTGTTTTCCGGTCACGCCCAGGCCTATCAGGTGGTCAGTGCGGAGGCGGCGGGTTTTTATGCGCAGTTCGTGCAGGCGCTCAACAGCGCGGGTGGCGCGTATGGGGGCGCCGAGGCCGCCAATGCCCAGCAGACGCTGCTGGCCTACATCAATGCGCCCACCCAGGCGTTGTTGGGGCGCCCGCTGATCGGGGATGGCGCCAATGGGACGGCGCCGGGCCAAGCCGGGGGGCCGGGGGGGTTGTTGTATGGCAACGGAGGGAACGGTGGGCCCGGCGGTGCTGGGGGTGATGCGGGGTTGATCGGCCATGGCGGGGCCGGCGGCAGCGGGCTGGCCCCGGGTTTGGCCGGCGGCGCCGGCGGTCAGGGCGGGTGGCTGTACGGCAACGGTGGGTCCGGCGGAGCGGCCGGAACCTCGGGCGGGCTGGGCTTGCCCGGCGGTGCGGGGGGCAATGCGGGTTTGATCGGTCATGGCGGGGCCGGTGGGGCCGGTGGGATCGGTACCGGGGGCTTGGCCGGTGGGGCCGGCGGGGTCGGCGGCAACGGGGGGTGGTTGTGGGGTAACGCGGCGGCTGGTGGGGCCGGCGGGGGTACCACCGCCGGTGGCGCCGGCGGCTTCGGCGGGGCCGGCGGTCTGGCCGGGCTGCTGGGTGCGGGCGGGGCCGGCGGTCACGGCGGCAACTCCACCAGCTTTGGAGCCGCCGGCGCCGGTGGTGACGGTGGGGCCGGTGGTCGTGGTGGCTGGTTGTACGGCGATGGCGGCACCGGTGGTGACGGCGGGTTCACCTTCCGCGGCGTCGGCGCCGGCGGCCATGGTGGGGCCGGCGGTGCCGCTGGGCTGATCGGGGCCGGCGGGGCCGGCGGGGCCGGTGGGGACGGCCCCGTTATCTCCTCCGGGTTCGGTGGGAATGGCGGCATCGGCGGCACCGGCGGGCTGTTGTTCGGCAACGGCGGGGCCGGCGGGGCCGGCGGGATGAGCGGAGCCGGCTCGGCGCAGTCCGGCGGGTTGGGCGGAGCCGGGGGCGCAGCCGGGCTGATCGGGGTCGGCGGATCCGGCGGCGCCGGTGGTGCCGGCCTAGGTGTTTTCGGTGAGTCTGGTGGGAGAGGCGGCGACGGCGGTACCGGGGGGTGGCTGTATGGCGCCGGCGGGGCCGGGGGAAACGGCGGGGCCGGCGGGGACGGCGAGCCGGGTGCGGTGCAGGGCGGGCCCGGTGGAGACGGCGGAAACGGCGGTGCCGCCGGACTGCTAGGCGCCGGCGGGACCGGCGGGGCCGGCGGAGCCGGTGGGGATGACCCGCAATTCGGGGGAATGGGCGCCAAGGGTGGCGTGGGTGGCTCGGGCGGTGCCGGCGGGTGGCTGTACGGCACCGGCGGGGCCGGCGGGTCCGGCGGGGCTGGCGGGTCCGGCGAAGCTGGCGCGATCAACGGTGGGCTCGGCGGGGATGGCGGTAGGGGCGGCGCCGCTGGGCTGATCGGCGCCGGCGGGGCCGGCGGGGCCGGTGGCGCCGGCGGCGCCGGCGAGAGCGTAGGCAGGTCCGGTGGCAATGGTGGGCTTGGCGGTCACGGCGGCGCTGGCGGGTGGCTGTACGGCAGCGGCGGGACTGGCGGTGCCGGCGGCGCCGGCGGCAACGGCACGTCAGGGGCTTCCGGCGGGGACGGTGGCGCCGGCGGATTCGGCGGTGGCGCGGGGCAGATTGGCGACGGCGGCGCCGGCGGGGCCGGAGGGGCCGGCGGGGAAAGCCAGGGCACTGGGCCTATCGGCTCCAGCGCTGGCGATGGTGGTGCCGGGGGGGCCGGTGGCGCCGGCGGATGGTGGTACGGCAACGGTGGGATTGGTGGGGCGGGTGGCGCCGGCGGCGCCGGCACGCTCGGGTCTTCTGGTGGCGACGGCGGGGGCGGGGGAGCGGGCGGCAACGCCAGGCAGATCGGCAACGGTGGAGACGGCGGCGCCGGCGGGGCCGGTGGCGTCGGCGCCGTCCCCGGGACCGGTGCGGACGGCGGGCCCGGCGGCAGCGGCGGAGCGCTTTTCGGCAGCCCCGGAACGTCCGGTGCACACGGCTGA
- a CDS encoding AAA family ATPase, with the protein MKLHRLVLTNYRGVAHREIEFPDRGVVVVCGANEIGKTSMVEALDLLLEFKDRSTKKEVRQVKPTHADVGSEVTAEISSGPYRFVYRKRFHKKPETQLTVLAPRREQLTGDEAHERVRAMLAETVDTELWRAQRVVQAASTEAVDLSGCDALSRALDVAAGDDAALSGTEPVLIERIDAEHARYFTPTGRPTGEWAAAISRLADAEAAVARCAAAMAEVDDRVRRHAELTQRAAELAEQRLAAGPRLRAAQAAADALAALTAQLREAELVAAAAAATSATAAASHTGRLGLVAEVATRTAAVAELEAEAHEAAGQQVVATADAEAAEAAAERAAEAVTAAQRRAEFARRALDRIAERVEADRLRALLTKIDDIQRDRDRVCAELSAIALTEELLRRIENAVAAVDRSGGQLALLSAVVEFTAAADIELAVGDQRVSLAAGQRWSLTATGPTELEVPGVLTARVTPGATALDIRAEYVAAQQELAAALAAGEVADVAAARSADQRRRDLQGRRDRLTATLAGLRGDDDVDQLRARLARLHAAQPAAPEPFETDSAAARAELDAAEAACVAAQAEYESRRRSAADASRRLAETCTRVTVLQNNVAAQRAELDAVTARLAQQRAAVSDDDLAAAAAGELRALQNADRRVAELADALAATAPDAVAAELAEATEWSETLRRRHDDTVHELREVSIELSVFGSEGRKGKLDAARTELEHAASEHTRVRRRARAAQLLRSVMTRHRDATRLRYVEPYRAELQRLGRPVFGPTFEVDVDSDLRIRSRTLDNATVPYESLSGGAKEQLGMLARFAGAALVAKEDTVPVVVDDALGFTDPNRLARMGEVFDAVGAHAQVIVLTCSPDRYDGVTGAHRIDLDVIH; encoded by the coding sequence ATGAAGCTACACCGGCTGGTGTTGACGAATTACCGCGGTGTCGCCCACCGGGAGATCGAGTTCCCCGACCGTGGCGTCGTGGTGGTGTGCGGCGCCAACGAGATCGGCAAAACCTCGATGGTCGAGGCATTGGACCTTCTGCTGGAGTTCAAGGACCGCTCCACAAAGAAGGAAGTCAGGCAGGTCAAGCCGACGCACGCCGACGTCGGCTCCGAGGTCACTGCCGAGATCAGCAGCGGCCCTTATCGTTTCGTTTACCGCAAGCGATTTCACAAGAAACCTGAGACGCAGTTGACCGTGTTGGCGCCGCGCCGCGAACAGCTGACCGGCGACGAAGCGCACGAACGGGTCCGCGCGATGCTGGCCGAGACGGTGGACACCGAGCTGTGGCGTGCCCAGCGGGTGGTGCAGGCCGCCTCGACCGAGGCGGTGGATCTGTCCGGCTGCGATGCGTTGTCGCGCGCGCTCGATGTCGCCGCCGGCGACGATGCCGCGTTGTCGGGCACCGAGCCGGTGCTCATCGAGCGAATCGACGCCGAGCACGCCCGCTACTTCACGCCCACCGGGCGTCCGACCGGGGAGTGGGCCGCCGCGATCTCCCGGCTGGCCGATGCCGAGGCCGCGGTCGCGAGGTGCGCGGCGGCCATGGCCGAGGTCGACGACCGGGTCCGGCGGCACGCCGAACTGACACAGCGGGCGGCCGAGCTGGCCGAGCAACGGCTTGCGGCGGGCCCTCGGCTGCGGGCCGCGCAGGCCGCCGCCGACGCGCTCGCCGCCCTCACGGCCCAACTGCGCGAAGCCGAACTGGTCGCCGCGGCCGCGGCCGCGACCAGTGCCACGGCCGCCGCCTCGCACACCGGACGGCTGGGGTTGGTCGCCGAGGTCGCCACTCGCACGGCCGCTGTCGCCGAACTGGAGGCCGAAGCCCACGAGGCGGCCGGCCAGCAGGTGGTGGCGACCGCGGACGCCGAGGCCGCCGAGGCCGCGGCCGAGCGGGCCGCCGAAGCCGTGACGGCCGCCCAACGACGTGCCGAGTTCGCCCGGCGCGCCCTCGACCGGATCGCCGAGCGGGTGGAGGCGGACCGATTGCGTGCCCTGCTGACCAAGATCGACGATATCCAGCGTGACCGTGACCGGGTCTGCGCGGAGCTGTCCGCCATCGCCCTGACCGAGGAGCTGCTGCGTCGCATCGAGAACGCCGTGGCCGCTGTCGATCGCAGCGGTGGGCAGCTGGCATTGCTCTCGGCCGTCGTGGAATTCACCGCCGCGGCCGACATCGAGCTCGCCGTCGGTGACCAGCGGGTCTCGCTGGCCGCGGGCCAACGCTGGTCGCTCACCGCCACCGGCCCCACCGAGCTGGAGGTTCCCGGCGTGCTGACCGCGCGGGTCACCCCGGGTGCGACCGCGCTCGACATTCGGGCCGAGTATGTTGCCGCACAACAAGAACTCGCCGCCGCGCTGGCCGCCGGTGAGGTTGCCGACGTGGCCGCGGCACGATCCGCCGACCAGCGGCGGCGCGACCTGCAGGGCCGCCGCGACCGGCTGACCGCAACGCTGGCCGGCCTGCGCGGCGACGACGACGTGGACCAGCTCCGCGCGAGGCTGGCACGGCTGCACGCCGCTCAACCGGCGGCACCCGAGCCGTTCGAGACGGACTCGGCCGCCGCACGCGCCGAACTGGACGCGGCCGAGGCGGCTTGTGTGGCCGCGCAGGCGGAGTACGAGAGCCGGCGCCGCAGCGCGGCCGACGCCAGCCGTCGGCTCGCCGAGACATGCACGCGGGTAACGGTTTTGCAGAACAACGTGGCGGCCCAGCGCGCCGAGCTCGACGCGGTTACCGCCCGGCTGGCCCAGCAACGGGCGGCGGTCAGCGACGACGACCTGGCCGCCGCGGCAGCGGGGGAGTTGCGCGCCCTGCAGAACGCCGATCGGCGAGTGGCCGAACTGGCCGACGCCCTGGCCGCCACCGCGCCCGACGCGGTGGCGGCCGAACTGGCCGAGGCCACCGAATGGTCGGAAACGCTGCGCCGACGCCACGACGACACCGTCCACGAATTGCGCGAGGTCAGCATCGAGCTGTCGGTGTTCGGCAGCGAGGGTCGCAAGGGCAAGCTCGACGCCGCCCGGACCGAGCTCGAGCACGCCGCCAGCGAACATACCCGGGTCCGGCGCCGGGCCCGGGCGGCGCAGTTGCTGCGGTCGGTGATGACACGGCACCGCGATGCCACCCGGTTGCGCTATGTCGAGCCCTACCGTGCCGAACTACAGCGGCTCGGCCGGCCGGTGTTTGGGCCCACCTTCGAGGTCGACGTCGACAGCGACCTGCGGATCCGCAGCCGCACGCTGGATAACGCCACGGTGCCCTATGAATCCTTGTCGGGCGGGGCCAAGGAGCAGCTCGGCATGCTGGCGCGGTTTGCCGGCGCGGCCCTGGTCGCCAAGGAGGACACCGTGCCGGTGGTGGTCGACGACGCGCTGGGGTTCACCGATCCGAACCGGCTGGCCAGGATGGGCGAGGTGTTCGACGCCGTGGGCGCCCACGCGCAGGTGATCGTGCTGACCTGTAGCCCCGACCGCTACGACGGGGTCACGGGCGCGCACCGCATCGATCTCGACGTCATACACTGA